From a single Eleginops maclovinus isolate JMC-PN-2008 ecotype Puerto Natales chromosome 18, JC_Emac_rtc_rv5, whole genome shotgun sequence genomic region:
- the LOC134879901 gene encoding dehydrogenase/reductase SDR family member 13-like — translation MSVLLCLTVGAICIYLIVYYSVFKGARYCSSVKLRGKTAIVTGSNTGIGKSTALDLAKRGARVILACRNKDKAEAAAFDIRTESGNNQVVFMQLDLGSLESVRSFVKTFLETEPRLDLLINNAGVVGHGRTEDGFDLGFGVNHLGHFLLTDLLLERLQKCGPSRVVTVSSILHYLGKADFPLMTSKKDLVSGQSIWRNLQAYCDSKLCNVLFTRELANRLDGTSVTCFCLHPGYINTELSRSFSLWQQLLLVPFAKLFLQDPEGGSQTTLHCALQEGIEPFSGRYFSNCALQQVGAKGRDDALAKKLWEVSERLTSL, via the exons ATGTCGGTGCTGCTCTGTCTCACAGTAGGAGCAATCTGCATTTACCTTAtagtgtattacagtgtgttcaaaGGAGCGAGGTACTGCAGCTCAGTGAAGTTGAGGGGGAAGACGGCCATTGTTACAG GAAGCAACACTGGCATCGGGAAGTCCACGGCTCTGGACCTGGCAAAGAGAGGAGCCAGGGTGATACTCGCCTGCCGCAACAAGGACAAAGCTGAGGCTGCGGCTTTCGACATCCGTACA GAGAGTGGGAACAACCAGGTGGTGTTCATGCAGTTGGATCTGGGGAGTCTTGAGTCTGTTCGCAGCTTTGTTAAAACCTTCCTGGAGACGGAGCCCCGACTGGACCTCCTTATCAACAACGCAG GTGTGGTGGGCCACGGACGTACGGAGGATGGTTTCGACTTGGGGTTTGGGGTAAACCACCTGGGTCACTTCCTGCTCACCGACCTTCTCCTGGAGCGCCTCCAGAAGTGCGGTCCCAGTCGTGTGGTCACCGTTTCATCAATTTTGCACTATTTAGGCAAAGCTGACTTCCCCCTGATGACTTCTAAGAAGGATTTGGTGTCTGGTCAGTCTATCTGGCGCAACCTTCAAGCCTACTGCGACAGCAAGCTTTGTAACGTGCTCTTCACCAGGGAGCTGGCCAACAGGCTGGACGGCACCAGCGTCACCTGCTTCTGCCTCCACCCAG GATATATCAACACAGAGCTGTCTCGAAGCTTTAGCCTgtggcagcagctcctcctAGTGCCCTTTGCCAAGCTCTTCCTCCAGGATCCTGAAGGGGGGTCCCAGACCACCCTGCACTGTGCCCTTCAAGAGGGCATTGAGCCTTTTAGCGGACGCTACTTCTCTAACTGTGCACTGCAACAAGTGGGAGCCAAGGGGCGGGATGATGCCCTGGCCAAGAAGCTGTGGGAAGTGAGTGAGAGGTTAACCAGTTTATAA